Part of the Varibaculum massiliense genome is shown below.
GAAATAGTAAGCAACCCCAGCACCAGTTCCGGCTACCAGCACAAAAGCTCCAATTAGGGCTAGGAAGATTCGCCGCCAACCCAAGCGGGAGGCGGGCGATAGGGAGCGCGAAAGGGCTACCGAAGAGCTACCCCCCACAATCAGGGGACTATCTGCTCTCCCGCTATCTGCCCCCGCTAAGGATGGCTGCGAACCGGAAACATCTTTCAGGCGAGTGGCATCTGGATCTGTGGATACCCGCGCCAGAGTTGGATTGGCGCTCGCAATATCCATACTGGTCAGCGGGAAACCAAGTTGGGCTTGTACCTCAGACAGGGTTTGCCCAAATTGGGAGGCGCTTTCTGGACGATCCGCGGGATCGGCTTGCAGCGCCCAGGCCAGAATCTCGCGTAACGGAGAAATTAACTGAGGAGCATCTAGGCGGGGAGCAGTATGCAGAACCCGCTGGGTCAGGGCAGATACCGAGTTATCACCGCCGGGAATCTCATGGGGACTACGCCCGGTAACCAGCGAATGCATAGTTGCCGCCAGGGAATAAATGTCGCTAGCGGCTCCCGCCAGGGAATTCTCATCATGTTGCTCCGGAGGCGCCCAGGGTACTGAAAGCCCTAAAACATCCCGGTGAGCCAGGGGCTTTCCCAATGGTAAAGCTAAACCAAAATCAGAAAGCACCGGGGTGGAAAACTCGGAAATCAGCACGTTTGCGGGTTTCACATCCCGGTGCGACAATCCCGCCCGATGCACAGTTTCTAGCGCTCCCGCCAAACGAATCGTGATATCCAGGGCATCTTTGAGGGGAAGTGGATGGCGACGAACCCGCTGCGACAAATTCGTAACCGGACAGTATTGCAACACCAGAAAGGGGCGACCATCAGGCAGTTTCCCGGTTTGATACAGGGAGAGAATCGCCGGATGCGCACAGGTAGCAGCCAGAGCGTCCGCCTCGGTAGTAAAAACTTGTCGTCCTTCTCGACTGCCCAGTTCTCGCAGGACTTTAACTGCCACTTGACGTTGGGGACGTTTTTGGTCGTAGAGGTAAACATCAGCAAATCCGCCTCTCCCCAGCAAAGTTTTCACG
Proteins encoded:
- a CDS encoding protein kinase domain-containing protein, which encodes MVQTPPKIPGYSVKTLLGRGGFADVYLYDQKRPQRQVAVKVLRELGSREGRQVFTTEADALAATCAHPAILSLYQTGKLPDGRPFLVLQYCPVTNLSQRVRRHPLPLKDALDITIRLAGALETVHRAGLSHRDVKPANVLISEFSTPVLSDFGLALPLGKPLAHRDVLGLSVPWAPPEQHDENSLAGAASDIYSLAATMHSLVTGRSPHEIPGGDNSVSALTQRVLHTAPRLDAPQLISPLREILAWALQADPADRPESASQFGQTLSEVQAQLGFPLTSMDIASANPTLARVSTDPDATRLKDVSGSQPSLAGADSGRADSPLIVGGSSSVALSRSLSPASRLGWRRIFLALIGAFVLVAGTGAGVAYYFKSGTTSVKSAPSTSEPLITASADDGIVAEVSAVTSLEGKPAADGQITLTWKPGEGDTPASYQVQVTQDGKDAGSHTVTEPEITLKPQGGKWCVKVFAVSLDGKISPGVDWCQ